The genomic DNA ATCGCTTTAATTAGTTTTGTCGATTCAGAACGACAATGGTTTAAGTCCAAAGTAGGACTAAATGTCGCAGAAACTGCTCGTGATGTCTCATTCTGCGCCCATACTATTCTTAGTAAAAGCATAATGGTGGTCAAAGATGCACTTCGCGACGAACGCTTCGTAAATAATCCGCTGGTTACTTGTGCTCCAGGCATTCGCTTTTATGCAGGAGTTCCCCTTATTACTCCCGAAGGATACTCTATTGGAACGCTTTGTATAATCGACCGTAAGCCTAGAGAAGATTTATCAGAGTCTCAGAAAAAAACTTTAGAGGCACTAGCTCGCCAGGTGGTTATGCAACTAGAGTTACGACGAGTCTCGTCTCAACTAGCCGACGCCCTGGAAAAAATCGAAATTATGAAGGGGTTAGTGCCAATTTGTTCTTACTGTAAGGGTATTCGTAACGACCGAGGTTATTGGTCAACTGTCGAGCAGTTTATCGAGAAATATTCAGACGTAGAATTTACTCACGGTGTATGCGATAGCTGTATGCAAATATACTTTCCAGAAGTGGCGGAGGTTTTGCTAACAGAAACAGATGCAGATAGCGAATCTACACTTCAATAAAGTAATATCGTTCGCTATAAGTCCAGTCTACTGTCTGAGTCAAAGTTGGATTAGCTTGAAGTTTTGGCAAAGCGATCGCTGCTTTCTTTGGCACCAACAAAAAAAATAGAACATTTTTACTATTACAGATTTATCGCGAGATAATTTTAATATAGACAGTTAAAGAACGAAAAAACATGGAAACAGCTACATTTGGAGCGGGATGTTTTTGGAAAATAGAAGAGGCTTTCCGTCAACTAAAGGGAGTTAGTGAGACTTCCGTAGGTTATATGGGCGGACATTTTGCCAATCCGAGTTATTTGGACGTACTTTCAAGAATTACGGGTCATGCTGAAGTAGCCCAGGTCATGTACGATCCTGAAAAAGTTAGTTATTTGGAACTATTAGCTGTTTTTTGGTCGATTCACGACCCCACTCAATTAAATCGCCAAGGAGCAGACAAAGGAGAACAATATCGCTCGGTAATTTTTTATCATAGTTCCCAACAAGAAAGAGAGGCTAGAGCTTCCAAAGGCAAGCTACAACAATCGGGACGATTCGACCGAGAAATTGTCACTCAAATTAAGCCTGCGTCAGAATACTATTTGGCAAGAGAGTCAGACCAGCAGTATTTAGAAAAAAAGAAACGCTCTTTAATTAATACTTCAAATCAGATCTAAAAAGCTGGCGGAAAGAGACAAATATCTCAGTCGCCAGCTTACAAAAACAAAACTAAATAATTTTTTAAACTATCTTATTTCAGGACTGGGAGAATTTTCTAAAATACCAAAACCCGAAAAACTGCGATAGGGATCGCTATGTTTGGTAGTTTTTTGAATATCTTCTTTTATTTGATCGAGATCGATATAAAGATCGGCAACATTAATCAGACTATCGCTAGTCATCGATCGCAAACTGACGACTTCTACTCTAGCACCGCGATAACTGACGGCATCTACAGAATATGCCAAATCGCCATCGCCGCTGACTAAAATTGCCGTGTCGTATGCCCCTACTAACGACATCATATCGACGGCGATTTCCACATCTAAATTGGCTTTTTTCGAGCCGTCTGGTAGCTGTACTAAATCTTTGGCAATTACCCGATAGCCGTTGCGGCGCATCCAGAGCAAAAACCCCTGCTGTTTTTCATTAGTGCGATCGACTCCAGTATAAAAAAAGGAGCGCAGCAGTCTCGAACCTCCTGTAAGTCGAGACAGTAGTTTGCTATAGTCAATTTCTATACCTAACTGTAAAGCGGCATAGAATAAGTTCGAGCCATCTATAAATATTGCCACTCTACCTCTATTTTCCAGAATCTGCTCTGGAGTAAATATCGGATCGCTTCCATAGTAATTATCTAACATTTTTTTTGCCTCATTTTATTAAAATTGTTTTTTGTATGTATTAAATTTGTAGTTAATCGTCAAAGCTAAATTTATTTTGATTATTAATTAAAACCGTAATTTTACTCGGGTAATTCTAGTTTGGCAAAAATTGGGCTGGCTTTGCCCAAATTTTGATTTGCCGCTAGTTTGCCCCACTGAGAATGAAGCGCGAATTCAAGCTGTTTCTCGTCTCCTTCGTCGATACGATTAAAATCCCCAGTAAATCCTAACTGCTGGTAAATACTATTACTTAAGTTAGGGATAACTGGCGATAACAAATAAGCCGTTAATCTAACAGATTCAAGGACTGCATACAAGATTTGCTCGACTTCAGCTTGTTTTCCCT from Myxosarcina sp. GI1 includes the following:
- a CDS encoding GAF domain-containing protein, with the translated sequence MKDKPPAREAARLEALRQYRILDTPSESAYNDIATLAAFICEVPIALISFVDSERQWFKSKVGLNVAETARDVSFCAHTILSKSIMVVKDALRDERFVNNPLVTCAPGIRFYAGVPLITPEGYSIGTLCIIDRKPREDLSESQKKTLEALARQVVMQLELRRVSSQLADALEKIEIMKGLVPICSYCKGIRNDRGYWSTVEQFIEKYSDVEFTHGVCDSCMQIYFPEVAEVLLTETDADSESTLQ
- a CDS encoding NYN domain-containing protein; protein product: MLDNYYGSDPIFTPEQILENRGRVAIFIDGSNLFYAALQLGIEIDYSKLLSRLTGGSRLLRSFFYTGVDRTNEKQQGFLLWMRRNGYRVIAKDLVQLPDGSKKANLDVEIAVDMMSLVGAYDTAILVSGDGDLAYSVDAVSYRGARVEVVSLRSMTSDSLINVADLYIDLDQIKEDIQKTTKHSDPYRSFSGFGILENSPSPEIR
- the msrA gene encoding peptide-methionine (S)-S-oxide reductase MsrA, producing the protein METATFGAGCFWKIEEAFRQLKGVSETSVGYMGGHFANPSYLDVLSRITGHAEVAQVMYDPEKVSYLELLAVFWSIHDPTQLNRQGADKGEQYRSVIFYHSSQQEREARASKGKLQQSGRFDREIVTQIKPASEYYLARESDQQYLEKKKRSLINTSNQI